TACCAGGagctgtcccctccccagcaGGAACAACCCCTCAGGTGCCCAGtcctcctctccagcctctcACCCCAGCCCCgtcccccctccctcccattcccAGCCCAGGACCCTGGTGTCCAGATGGTCACTCTGGCCTGCCGCCCTCTCTTGGTCCAGGACCCAATGCGTTCGTGGTGATTATCAAGGGCTGTACCTTGGAAAAAGATCATGACGTCCAAGTCACCCAGCACAGGGCAGGCCCTGGCCTCTCCATCGTCTCCTACACCCACGTGTGCCGGGAGAAGGACCTCTGCAATGACCTCTCCAGCACCCTCCCTGTCTGGACTCTACCTCCCTTCGAAGGTGtgcagggagggggaagaggaaaagggctGAGGCGAGCAGAGAGGGTCTGTTCACTGAGCATCCCTCCCTCTCACCTGGAATGGCCACACTCCCCAGAACTGCATCTTCCTTCCAGCAGCTTCTTTTGACAGTCCTGGGGCAGCAGACTGGTCTGCTCTGCTGACGCTCAACCCCCCACCTCAGACCCTGGCGATGGCCCCAACCTGGGGCATGTCCTTTTTCTATACTGTTGGGTTTGGGTCATCCGTGTTTCAGTTGGGGTTTTGGTATTTCCTCTTCCAAAGTGAAATGGGTCTGTAACTTTCCACTGTCCTTGTCTGAATCATAAACTGGGTTTGGGGTGATGCTTTGCATTCCTCTATTCTTTGGGGCATCTTGTCTGCTTTGACTGTGTAGCGGAAGTTGCCGGCAAAATTGGCCCTGGTTCCTCCCAGGACACCCCTTCTTGACTCCATTGCTGGTGTCGCTCCCCAGATCTcatgttccctccctcccttgctctgTCTATAGCCAATTGATTCTAATTTCATACACCCCAGACCTACAGGAGAGGAGTCTGAGGAGGGCACATTTGGGGAGACTGAGAAAGTTGGTTCTGGGGACCAGCAAAAGTGGGGTGGGTAGAAGGCACTGGATCCGAATGCAGAGACTGCTCAGTCCCCCCGTCCTCTCTCACCTCCCCAGTCCCAGAATCCTCCGTGCGATGCCCAGTCTGCTTGTCTACAGAAGGCTGTGAATCTGTAACAGAGCTGACATGCCCTGTCGGGCACACGCAGTGCTACAATGGGGTCCTCCAGCTCAGGGCAGGTGAGCTGGGACATCAAGCTCTGGGCAGGACAGCAACGCCAAGGAGAGTCTGAGGACCAAGATCTAAGGAGGGGGCAAGGCCTCCATTCCCCACCCCTTTCCTGGGCTGCCTGGGGGAGGCGAGATATAAAGGGGCAGGTTTCCTGGGAGAAAGAGCAGGAGGGAGCGAGTTCTCTGGGAGGACGGTCGCTGAGACCGAGGACCTGGAGGAAGGTGGCCTTGGCTTCCCTGGGTTGGATGGCTCCagcctctccctctgtccccctcTGCCTCACCCTCTTTCCACAGAGGACGTCCACACCAATTTGAGAGTCCAGGGATGCATGTCCCAAGCAGCCTGCGACCTGCTGAATCAGACTCAGAAAATCGGgcctctgtctgtgagggagaacTGTGATTCTAATGGTGAGTCCCACACTGGGAAGTCAAGGCTGCGCCCTGCCCCCTGGCCCCAGAACGATGGCCCGTGGGACAGTCGGACATCCAGATACGTCCCACCAAAGCCAGTACCCAGAAGTGATTTATCAGTTACTCAGTCAGGCCTGGGCAAAGAGAGGGATTCTCCCAGTAGGCACTTCGGGGTGAGGGTGTCAGTAAGATGTGTCCAACTGAAGGGGAGAAAGACGGCGCCTGGTCCAGAGGACAGATATGAGGGACAGAAACCCACTGGGGGATGTTTTAAATGACACCACAATTGGCCCACTAAGTTAGGGCCACCTGTGAGGGTGGTAAGTGAGCAGAGGAGCAGGCAGGACGGTCAGAGCAGCACAGAGGGCTGGTGACTTTGCATTCTGATGAGTCCACTGGGGGCGGAAGTGAGTGTCTATTTCTTTACACTCCTGAACTGGGTAGCCCTGGGTCTCCCACTTCCCCTTGACAACCCCAGTAGACATGCTGCATACGAAAGAAGATCAGAGAGAAAATCAAGGATGCTTCAGGTGTGATAGAGAAAGTAAGAGCCAGTCAGTGACACAGGAGGGTCCCCACCTACCGATATAAACCCAGCCCGACAAGAACACTAGGCAGATGGAAAGTGGCCTAGAGTGTCTCAATGAGAAGCACCTCTGTGGCACACGGAACTGGGGACCCAGGAGACTGTGAGAGAGCCATCCCtgtcccagcctcagtttcctcatctgccccTGGCACCCAGTCCTTACAGCTTCAAGGAGAACGTTGAGTGAATTCAGCACATTCCTCTGTGTGCTTGGAACTCTCTGGCTACACTGGGAGCCTCAGGACAGGGCCTGGACATCACAGACACCAAGGTTTCCAGCCTCAGGCAGCACAAGAGCTGGCTCAGGATGGGAAGTGTGTTTGTGCAGGATTCCAAGGTCTCCCATGGACTCAGAccccatccctgccctcaagggccTCCAGGATGGGGAGGGGAGTCGTCACAGATGCAGATGGTCACAGGGCTGTGGTGCAGGGGTCTGgaggagctcagaggaggaagATATGATGTCCTGACTGGGACATCAAggagggcttcacagaggaggtgacctGAGGGCCATGTCTTAAAGGTAAGCTGCAGTTTATtagtagaagaggaaaaggacgttgacaggcagaggaaggagcatGTGCACAGGCCTGGAGCTGGGAATAAGCCTGCTGATTTCCAGAAGGGTTCCTCAGCTCTGCCTGAGAAGGGCCCATCAAGAGGACGGGGTGCAGCTGGGTCGGGGGGATTACAAGTTTTCCAGGTAGACAAGGTGTGTGTGGGCAAGCAAGACAGAGCTGttccaagcagaaggaacagtAGTGCAAGCCCAGGAGGCAGGAAGTGACCTTGGGACTGGATGTTGGTGCAGGAGGTAGGGCCTAGTGCAGGTCAAGTAGCTCAAAGCCAGACTGAAGGGTTGGCCTTTCTCCTGAGGGCGGGGGCGACGGAAGGGAGCTGAGCACAGAGGGACGGTCTGAGTCTCTCCTTTTGATCGAGGCTGTTTAATTGTCTGGCCCTCATCTCTGGGACTAGGAAATATTCATCCTCCAGACAGAACTTCAGAAACAAATCAGACGTAACCCACGCCACAAAGCATACCGCACAGACACACAGCACACGATACACAGAGTAGACACAAACACACTCAccatgccacacacacaccacacatcacATGACACACACAGCTCAATACACctgacacacaccacacacaccgaAATCtcatacaccacacacacctcaaaccacacacaccacacacaacacacagacCACCCACCATACATCTCATGCCACATACACTACACAAACCACACATGACAGaccatacaccacacacacaaaacacaaacacacagagcaTATATCATGCCACACCTGCACAAGAAACATACCACATACATCATACACACATGTAAACATatcacataccacacacacactgcatataccatacaaacatatacacatatcacACACCCCATACTCCCACACACATACTACACACCCACTTCACCCACATACCATACACATATGCTACACAAACCACACGCAGGCCACACAAAGCACAGCTACTACGCCACAAATAAATGTTCCTAATACATAACCCTGTTCTGTTCACTTTCAACACTGGAGGCAGATCCTGGAGGACGTGTTTGCCTTCCCTGCCTCAGTTCATTGCAGCAATTTAGCAACTAGCTGCATAAttaattacggtttttgcaactgtttttaaccttttaaaccacaatgacttttgcaccaagctacaCATGAGCATCAGCAAGACCAGGAGTCAGACGCTGGGGTACGACAAGATGTCATGCAGAGAGAAGGGCGTTCCGGGGTGACAGACAGCTCTTGaaaggcctggggctgggagtaGACGGGGTGCAACAGCACAGATTGCCAAACCAGGCCATGGCAGGAGTCCATGAAGCAGGACCAAAGGGCAGGAACAGGAATGGCTTCGCCCGCGCCCCTGAGGAACTGGGCAGGGGTCCCAGTGAGAGTGGGGGGTCCGCACGGTCAGGAGAGCACAGCGGTTAAAAGCCTCGGCTCTGAGTCAGAGACGTGGGTTCCTGTCTGCGCTCTGCCACTGAACCACTTTCGAAGGATCTCCATCTCTGAGCCTTTTGGACCACATTCAGGGGGGTGGGGATGATCCTACCATCAGTAGCAGGGGAGCAGCGGCTAAGGCCCCTGGGCAGCGTGTGCCTGCCCTGTCTGTGCTCAAGGAGGAGCCACAGGTTGTCTGTGTGGCGCCGGCAGTGGGATCAAAGGAGAGCAGGACACGTGGCAGACAGCGGGGTCGGCCAGATCACAGAGGGCCTTTGAGGCCATTGTAAGGACTGCAAATCTTATTCGGAGAGGGATGGGGACCTGTTGGAGTCTtgtgagcagaggagtgacatgaatCGATTGACCTTGACCGTTTGTGAGGATCCTgtggctgctgggtggagaatAGAGTAAGGGGGAGGTAGGAGCAGGGGAGCGGGGCCCCCAGGGACTCAGGAGGAAGCAGGTGAGGGTGCAGGGAGTCTCAGAGCCTGGTGGAAGTAGCGGACGTGGTGAGGAGTGGTCTGGTTCTGGAGGTATTTTGCAGCTTAAGCCACCAGGATTTCCTGATGGGTGCAACACGGGCTGTAAGACAGAGAGAATTGTTAAGAATGACCGCAATGTTCTCAACTTGAGCAATTGCAAGAAAGGAGCTGCCACTGAccaagatgggggtggggagagtggggtTCTGGCTGGGAGGACCGCGGGAGCTGGATGTGGTCTGCCAAAGGGGGGAATGAGCGGTCCTCCCTCGTGGCTGCAGGGAAGCTTACATGAGGTGCTGGTGCACGTGGTCAGCAGAGGAGATTCTGCAGCATGGGACACATCCCTGCTGGTCACGTGACGACCTTCAGAGAAGCTCTCGGATCCTGGTTTTCTAACGAGACTCCTGAGGGCCTCAGAGACCAAGGCAGCTGAGGATGGTCAACAACCACCATCCTCCCCATCACTCCTCCCAAGGAGACCAGCTCTGCTAATTCTAGTGGTGGGACACTGGGCAAGCTGCTTCAGGAGtcctgtgcctctgtttcccatCTTGAAAACAGGGAGCGGGAGGATAACACCACCTACTTTGGGGGGGTCGCTGTAGGAAATGAGGTAACCCAGATGAGGAAGCTCCTTGGGAGGCTTCAATGGGCTAATCCATGCAAGCAATCACGACCGCGAGGCATGTAGTTAAGTGCTCAGTACACAGTAGGCGCCGGACTATTTTTGTCTAGAACATAAGGCTTTTCAGTTAAAAGAATATATGGTGTCCGACTAGCACCTCATTATGCAGATGAGGACTTTGAGGCCCAGCGAGGGAAACAGATGGGCTCCGGCTGAGGAAGAACCCTCCGGCTCCCCCACACCCCACGGAGGAGCACCTTTCTCTCAGGCTCTTACACAGGTCCCTGTAGCTGTTGGAGCAGAAGCAGGAGAGAATGTGGGTTGGACTCAGACTTCAAAAGTCCCTCTTAAGCCTGAGATTGAGTGACTCTGTGTCCAGGAGTGTGACTCAAGAACGTGATCAGCCCCCCAACATGGGACCTGGAGGGACAGTGATGGTTGCTTCCCTGGCTTACACAGACCCTATTAATTTCTTCTCCTCAGCTTTTCTGACCTGTCAACAGGGGAACATGTTTACGACTCAGCGAAACCTGATTCTGAAACCCATCCAATGGAACACAGAGAACAACGTCATATGTGATTTTCAGGAGATGTGTCAGGAGACACTTCTGCTCATAGATGTAGGTGCGTGGGCTGTGCAAATTGGCCGGACCCCTCAGCAGGCTCCCGGGGCCCCTGCCCTGGATTGTGTCCCCTGAATTTCCTGCCTGGTGTCCCCCATGCCTGGAGCTCTAACTCCAACTTCTTCTTTCTGCACCTTGGTTTCCCCTTCTGAAAACAGGGGGCGAGGTGCTGGCAGAAACCGTACCTTGTTTGCTGGGTGGTCGTGAGGACATAATCGATAATCCATGCAAAGAGCTGAGAACAGAGCTGGCACAGAATGACCTCAGGGTCTTCATTCAAGGCTCAttgggcacctgctgtgtgccaggctctgtagATCCCATGGCATCTGCCTTCCTGAAGCTCTATGCGCcagtgggaaaagagaaaacaaataagaaagagCAAGATCTGGGCAGAAAGACGTAAGCAATGGAGAGAAACTCctcaggaaaggagggagggagagtcaAGTGAAGTTTGCAAATTGAAACCCAGAGGTCAAGGAGGCTGTCCTGAGACGGTGACAGTTGGGCAAGATCTGAgagaaggcagagctgggggaggaCCCAGGTGCAGGCCCCAGTCTGCGTCCCGCCTGCCAGGACCTGTGCTGTTATTCTCAGGGACCCTGCCTTCCCCTGTGCTTGCTCAGCATCCCAGAATCACAGGCTTCAGCCCCCTCGGAGCCTCCGCTTCCCCAGCCCGGGCTTTTGCTCTCTCATCCCTCAGGACCCCAATCATTGATAATGGGGAGCAAAGGCTGCACCAGGGCCAGGACCCAGGATTCCCAGACTGTGACCATCCACTCAGAGTCCCCCGGAGTACTCGTTGCCTCCTATGCCCATTTCTGCTCCTCCAGTGGCTGCAACAATGCCAGCAGTAGCAGTGTCCTTTTGGACTCCCTCCTTCATCCAGGTATGGCAGCCCAGAGAGCTGGGGGGACCAGGGCCATGAGGAGAGGCTGGACACAGAGACTCAGAGACTCGGGCTCAAGGAGGGTGGCTGCAGCTGGGAACAGAGCTGTGTACCCCAACCTTCTCTCTGCCCCCCAGCAGCCCCTGCCCCGGGAGACCTTCGGTGTCCTGCCTGCGTGGGACTCTATGGATCCTGTACTAAAATTGTCACATGCCCTAAGGGCACCAGTCATTGTTACAGTGGTTCCATTCGACTCCAAGGGCGTGAGTGCTGAGGGCAGGTCCCTAGGATGAAGGGGTTGGGGACCTGGATTCActggccctgaggtgggagggtGGTTGAGGCTCTGACTTATAGGCTTGGGGAGCTGGGGACCCAGGTTCCttggtctgagggaggaggggcctaAGAGCCTGATCTCCTGGTCTGACGGTGGAGAGGCTGGGTCTGGAAACCCTGGGTCTTAGGAATTGAAATGTGCACCAGTTTGAGTCCTGTCTGATTTCGTCTTCACCCTTTAGGTAAGCTGAGCTACACATTTAACGTTCAGGGCTGCGTGGCCCAACCTTCCAGCTCCTTGCTGAATCACACCAACATTATTGGGGACTTGTACGCAATGGAGACCCCTGAGACGAAAGATAAGCCTCCCATCCCAGAGATAGCTGGAGCTGCCCCTGCCCCCTACCTGGCTTGGGTGGTGACGGTGGGGCTCTCCCTAGCACTTTGGTGTGGGGTGCCCTCCCTGCTGACTCCATTTCCCCTTGATTCTTAGTCCCTGCTGACCCCCTAAACCCAAACCTCCCTCTGACCTTATAACCAAACACTGAGTTATTTCCCATCTTCTCCATGAATTCTCACCCACGCACAACCCACACACCTTGTGACCTGATAACAACATATGGAAGGGCCTGGGAGCAGTTGAACCTGCCCCGTGGGAGAGTGGACATTGAAGCAGTGGCCATGTGTGTGTGATGAATAAAGATATCGTCTCTTCTCCTAGGACTGGGGTTCCTTtatgggaggggagggcaggacaCCCAGAAATCTGCATGGAGGCTGGTGGGGCTAATCTAGAGAGAAATTCACCATCTCAGACCCATCCTTCACTGGCCCAGTGCACGTCTCCGATCGAGCTTGGATGGTAGCAGAATCTGCACGGAGCTGCTGCCGAAGGTCTATGGGCATCACCATGACCTGGGTGGAGAAGGTGCCCTCTGACCAAAGAGGCTTCTACTTAGCAGTCAGGGCTCCCGCACAAACAGGGGGCTCACGCTACTTGAGTCACTTGACATGTGTGAGTAAGTAGAGAAACGAGGGCAGGCACAGGTTCCCGAGGCTGATGTCATGGGGTCTGTTGTCATCGTAGGCCTGAAGGCCGGCAAGTCCTTACCGTGACCAGAATCTGGAGAGGGAGCGGGGAGGGTTAGAAAGGGCTGCCTGACAGGAGCTCTGCTCTCAAGCTGAGTCACCCGTCCAGCCCAGGGGACActgcagggagggagctggggaatTAGTCCCCCAGCCTCACTCTGTCCGTCCATTGACTGAGCCCAGCTGGAAGGCAGCAGATCTGATGGACGCAGTCCCTGCAAA
The DNA window shown above is from Rhinolophus ferrumequinum isolate MPI-CBG mRhiFer1 chromosome 15, mRhiFer1_v1.p, whole genome shotgun sequence and carries:
- the CD177 gene encoding CD177 antigen isoform X3, which codes for MMNASALPFQLTAGEIVCANGLGCQDMLMTIENGPNAFVVIIKGCTLEKDHDVQVTQHRAGPGLSIVSYTHVCREKDLCNDLSSTLPVWTLPPFEVPESSVRCPVCLSTEGCESVTELTCPVGHTQCYNGVLQLRAEDVHTNLRVQGCMSQAACDLLNQTQKIGPLSVRENCDSNAFLTCQQGNMFTTQRNLILKPIQWNTENNVICDFQEMCQETLLLIDVGPQSLIMGSKGCTRARTQDSQTVTIHSESPGVLVASYAHFCSSSGCNNASSSSVLLDSLLHPAAPAPGDLRCPACVGLYGSCTKIVTCPKGTSHCYSGSIRLQGRKLSYTFNVQGCVAQPSSSLLNHTNIIGDLYAMETPETKDKPPIPEIAGAAPAPYLAWVVTVGLSLALWCGVPSLLTPFPLDS
- the CD177 gene encoding CD177 antigen isoform X2, with the protein product MMVVLLPALLGVTLMLPRVQALTCQSGTLESMMNASALPFQLTAGEIVCANGLGCQDMLMTIENGPNAFVVIIKGCTLEKDHDVQVTQHRAGPGLSIVSYTHVCREKDLCNDLSSTLPVWTLPPFEVPESSVRCPVCLSTEGCESVTELTCPVGHTQCYNGVLQLRAEDVHTNLRVQGCMSQAACDLLNQTQKIGPLSVRENCDSNAFLTCQQGNMFTTQRNLILKPIQWNTENNVICDFQEMCQETLLLIDVGPQSLIMGSKGCTRARTQDSQTVTIHSESPGVLVASYAHFCSSSGCNNASSSSVLLDSLLHPAPAPGDLRCPACVGLYGSCTKIVTCPKGTSHCYSGSIRLQGRKLSYTFNVQGCVAQPSSSLLNHTNIIGDLYAMETPETKDKPPIPEIAGAAPAPYLAWVVTVGLSLALWCGVPSLLTPFPLDS
- the CD177 gene encoding CD177 antigen isoform X1 — translated: MMVVLLPALLGVTLMLPRVQALTCQSGTLESMMNASALPFQLTAGEIVCANGLGCQDMLMTIENGPNAFVVIIKGCTLEKDHDVQVTQHRAGPGLSIVSYTHVCREKDLCNDLSSTLPVWTLPPFEVPESSVRCPVCLSTEGCESVTELTCPVGHTQCYNGVLQLRAEDVHTNLRVQGCMSQAACDLLNQTQKIGPLSVRENCDSNAFLTCQQGNMFTTQRNLILKPIQWNTENNVICDFQEMCQETLLLIDVGPQSLIMGSKGCTRARTQDSQTVTIHSESPGVLVASYAHFCSSSGCNNASSSSVLLDSLLHPAAPAPGDLRCPACVGLYGSCTKIVTCPKGTSHCYSGSIRLQGRKLSYTFNVQGCVAQPSSSLLNHTNIIGDLYAMETPETKDKPPIPEIAGAAPAPYLAWVVTVGLSLALWCGVPSLLTPFPLDS